One genomic region from Evansella sp. LMS18 encodes:
- a CDS encoding amidohydrolase family protein: MLPEKFHLRHTAIILVPLAVLAVIAGLLINTGATEESAAGMYAEKGFDPIIDPVYAEVLAYSENPLVDISIKGNQAALLFYNEQTENLEAGYGNLADNLQDVKLVDKFSGEGGANGYITWIPSADDFLITYFSDERWNVDKYSMEQNTKESIASFGSGELRSSPVFADDKDRFFYTQPLPGESSMTTLRMNNFLFDGPLDIFQMNGPVPDIDYMTEIDVSLDNNKFAYTVVDEESGAHSLRVFDTSAAAEITISEQGKDTGEPAWSKDGNLLAYTQKDKEGSKAIYIYNLSSAEVWQITKSEGLSSNPVWLDSGELILSSKAEGNYQIYKVDIAKAYKKESGEKQTPVTGYAGTLYDSVILNGTVIDPESETYKFGYNIGIKDGVIAVITKEEINGEETINADGKLVTPGFIDILSFNPNGAGEHFKVMDGVTTHLGMHGAGIEFKSMFNNLEKRGMINHFGGAIQHSHMRTRLNIGRYDPASEAQIDQMRAMTKRAAEEGAIGISFSPEYYPGMTGEEILAVMEAGKKYNLVSFFHVRYSTMYDEKTNLDAIEEVIGYARELQVPVQIQHINSTGGTFSMAESLKMIDEARSEGLDITIDLYPYDYWATWANTARFDEGFKERFQIDYGDLQVANSTERLTEDSFAQYRNQRTLLIAYGIPEEDVKLAMKPDYAMIGSDTIMVPPDFNNHPRGSGTFARTYSKYVKETETIPFMKALQMMTVNPVERLQEAAPDLRNKGRLQEGMDADINVIDYEKLRDTATPEKVASYSEGIEYVLVDGKIVKDQSGIRDGILPGKTIRSEF, translated from the coding sequence ATGCTTCCGGAAAAATTTCATTTGAGACATACAGCCATTATCCTTGTTCCTTTGGCAGTATTAGCAGTTATTGCAGGGTTACTGATAAATACAGGTGCTACAGAAGAATCAGCAGCAGGAATGTATGCCGAGAAGGGGTTTGATCCGATAATAGACCCGGTTTACGCAGAGGTGTTAGCATATTCCGAAAATCCGCTAGTGGATATATCAATAAAGGGTAATCAGGCCGCATTATTATTTTATAATGAACAGACGGAAAATTTAGAAGCAGGATACGGAAATCTGGCTGACAACCTGCAGGATGTTAAGTTAGTCGATAAGTTTTCTGGTGAGGGAGGAGCAAATGGTTATATTACCTGGATTCCTTCTGCGGACGATTTTTTAATAACATATTTTTCTGATGAGAGATGGAATGTTGATAAATACAGTATGGAACAAAATACTAAAGAGAGTATCGCCAGTTTTGGTTCAGGAGAGTTACGGAGCAGTCCTGTATTTGCTGATGACAAAGACCGATTCTTTTACACTCAGCCTTTGCCTGGTGAAAGTTCAATGACAACGCTGCGGATGAACAACTTTCTTTTTGATGGCCCGCTGGATATTTTCCAAATGAATGGTCCTGTTCCGGATATTGACTACATGACTGAAATCGATGTTTCTCTCGATAATAATAAGTTTGCCTATACTGTAGTTGATGAAGAGAGCGGGGCCCATTCTCTTCGGGTATTTGATACATCTGCTGCTGCTGAAATTACTATTTCCGAACAGGGGAAGGATACGGGAGAACCAGCATGGTCGAAAGATGGGAACTTGTTAGCGTACACACAGAAAGACAAAGAGGGAAGCAAGGCAATATATATTTATAATCTCTCATCTGCAGAAGTCTGGCAGATTACAAAATCGGAAGGTCTGAGTTCTAATCCAGTATGGCTGGACAGTGGGGAGTTGATTCTTTCCAGTAAAGCAGAAGGCAATTATCAAATATATAAAGTTGACATTGCAAAAGCATACAAAAAGGAATCGGGTGAAAAACAAACACCAGTTACGGGCTACGCAGGTACACTCTATGACTCGGTCATTCTTAATGGGACGGTCATCGATCCTGAGTCGGAAACATATAAGTTTGGCTATAATATTGGAATTAAAGACGGAGTTATCGCCGTGATCACTAAGGAAGAAATTAATGGCGAGGAAACGATTAATGCAGACGGGAAGCTTGTAACACCTGGTTTTATCGATATCCTTTCGTTTAACCCAAATGGCGCAGGAGAGCATTTTAAAGTGATGGATGGTGTCACTACGCACCTCGGTATGCACGGGGCAGGAATTGAATTTAAAAGCATGTTTAATAACCTTGAAAAAAGAGGGATGATTAACCATTTTGGCGGGGCAATACAGCACTCGCATATGAGAACAAGGCTCAATATTGGGAGATACGATCCTGCATCGGAAGCACAAATTGACCAGATGAGGGCTATGACGAAGAGGGCTGCTGAAGAAGGCGCAATCGGCATTTCCTTCAGCCCTGAGTATTATCCTGGTATGACCGGGGAGGAAATACTCGCTGTTATGGAAGCGGGAAAAAAGTATAATTTAGTGTCCTTCTTCCATGTGCGTTATTCCACGATGTATGATGAAAAAACGAATCTTGATGCAATTGAAGAAGTTATCGGTTATGCCCGGGAATTACAGGTTCCTGTACAAATCCAGCATATAAACAGTACAGGGGGCACCTTCTCAATGGCGGAGTCATTAAAGATGATTGACGAAGCGCGTTCGGAAGGGCTGGATATAACAATTGATCTGTACCCTTATGATTACTGGGCTACATGGGCGAATACAGCAAGGTTTGATGAAGGGTTTAAAGAGAGGTTTCAAATCGACTATGGGGATCTTCAGGTTGCTAATTCAACGGAAAGGCTGACGGAAGATTCTTTCGCGCAGTACAGAAACCAGCGCACATTATTAATTGCATACGGGATTCCAGAAGAAGATGTAAAGCTTGCCATGAAGCCTGACTATGCAATGATTGGCAGTGATACAATCATGGTTCCTCCTGATTTTAATAATCATCCCCGAGGCTCAGGGACTTTTGCCCGGACATACAGTAAATATGTTAAAGAGACAGAAACAATTCCTTTCATGAAGGCGCTGCAAATGATGACTGTGAATCCAGTAGAAAGACTTCAGGAAGCGGCCCCAGATCTGAGAAATAAAGGCAGGCTGCAGGAAGGTATGGATGCGGACATTAACGTAATCGATTATGAAAAACTAAGGGATACAGCCACTCCTGAAAAAGTAGCCAGCTATTCAGAAGGGATAGAATACGTACTTGTTGATGGAAAAATTGTTAAAGATCAGTCAGGCATTCGGGATGGAATCTTACCAGGGAAAACAATAAGAAGTGAATTTTAA
- a CDS encoding GDSL-type esterase/lipase family protein — translation MRCIFKTFILMLIVSLFFATDAFAKSDQAKNSLVALGDSIPFGYNLGENNNAAPYREAYPYIVGKEADMRVRNLGVPGWRTDQLLTALETDQKFRQAVRHADYITLSIGNNDLLQALAKAQQLSGGNSELFLYHLKEQIENINVYDNLDAIVGKVRSLTSAPIVFYNIYNPFQTYDPLHSVGNLVLSEINPMLDAQALSLNRRYGDVAVVDAFTAFGNNQAEYVIAGDIHPTLAGQRVLAEAGLQALSSFR, via the coding sequence ATGCGATGTATATTTAAAACTTTTATTTTAATGTTAATTGTCTCTCTCTTTTTCGCCACAGATGCTTTTGCCAAGAGTGATCAGGCAAAAAATTCACTAGTGGCACTGGGTGACTCCATCCCATTTGGATATAATCTAGGGGAAAATAACAATGCTGCTCCGTACCGGGAGGCCTATCCTTACATAGTAGGAAAGGAAGCAGATATGCGGGTGAGAAATCTTGGGGTACCAGGGTGGAGAACCGATCAGCTGCTTACTGCCCTGGAAACAGACCAGAAGTTCCGGCAGGCTGTAAGGCATGCGGATTATATTACTCTGAGTATTGGAAATAATGACCTTCTGCAGGCATTGGCGAAGGCTCAGCAATTGAGCGGAGGCAATTCTGAGTTATTCTTATATCATCTGAAGGAACAAATTGAAAACATTAATGTATATGACAATTTAGATGCAATAGTCGGCAAAGTGCGAAGCCTTACCAGTGCCCCTATAGTTTTTTATAATATTTACAACCCGTTCCAGACATACGATCCGCTTCATAGTGTAGGGAACTTAGTTCTTTCTGAAATTAATCCGATGCTGGACGCCCAGGCGCTATCCCTAAATAGAAGGTATGGAGATGTGGCTGTGGTTGATGCTTTCACAGCATTCGGCAACAACCAGGCTGAATATGTGATAGCCGGTGACATTCATCCTACCCTGGCAGGCCAGAGAGTGCTCGCAGAAGCGGGGCTGCAGGCGTTATCATCATTTAGATAA
- the ahpC gene encoding alkyl hydroperoxide reductase subunit C, with amino-acid sequence MSIIGTEVQPFTAQAFKNGEFIEVSEESFKGQWSVLCFYPADFTFVCPTELEDLQNEYAALKELGVEVFSASTDTHFTHKGWHDSSETIGKITYAMIGDPSQTLSRNFDVLNEESGLADRGTFIIDPDGVVQAAEINAEGIGRDASTLVNKIKAAQYVRNNPGEVCPAKWQEGDETLKPSLDLVGKI; translated from the coding sequence ATGTCTATTATCGGAACAGAAGTACAACCATTCACAGCACAAGCTTTTAAAAATGGTGAATTCATCGAGGTATCAGAAGAAAGCTTTAAAGGCCAGTGGAGCGTTCTTTGTTTCTACCCTGCAGACTTCACTTTTGTCTGCCCAACTGAGCTTGAAGACCTTCAAAATGAGTATGCTGCTTTGAAAGAACTTGGAGTGGAAGTATTCTCAGCTTCTACAGATACTCACTTCACTCATAAAGGCTGGCATGACAGCTCTGAAACAATCGGAAAAATCACTTACGCTATGATCGGTGATCCATCTCAGACACTTTCCCGTAACTTTGATGTACTGAACGAAGAGTCCGGTCTTGCTGATCGCGGTACTTTCATCATCGATCCAGACGGTGTAGTGCAAGCTGCGGAAATTAACGCTGAAGGCATCGGTCGTGATGCAAGTACTCTTGTAAATAAAATTAAAGCAGCACAATATGTAAGAAACAACCCTGGTGAAGTTTGCCCGGCTAAATGGCAAGAGGGAGACGAAACACTTAAGCCTAGCCTGGACCTGGTAGGGAAAATCTAA
- a CDS encoding glutathione ABC transporter substrate-binding protein — MFKSKALKAGIFSAALTVVLAGCAQEPDEGAVGNANNDGGANDNAANGEDGNNNGDEAAGGGEGGDLVIATLSDANMLDPHSASDIPSGQANSNIFETLTKYDTDMELEPLLAEEWEAVEEDVWEFKLVEGVTFHDGSEFNADVVKMNIERILDPELASPRAILVDIIDEVIVVDDHTVQFRTEDPFAPLPAHLAHYSISMISPEVIEEDYARVEDGDQYGQYINENPIGTGAFKFESWDTGDQLVMVKNEDYWGEPAHLDSVTLKVVPEDLTRVGELETGAAHVIDPLTPSDMSQVENSEGIDVYQRSAASITYMGFNMEKEPFDDERVRRAVALALDRASMVDGILEGTGVRAVGPINDTQFGFSENVDAVEQDYEEARALLAEAGYEDGFDTVIWTNDSRERQDIAELAQADLAQIGVNAEINVVEWGAYLDATGAGDHDIFILGLSLGTGDADYPLHMLFHSENAGPQGNRSFMRDEEFDQMLHEARIEQDEDTRLALYEDIVNYLNEQSPMAFLYHPDHIMGVADNVEGFWADPSGLYQLKDIQLNN; from the coding sequence ATGTTTAAAAGTAAGGCATTAAAAGCAGGTATTTTTTCGGCAGCATTAACAGTTGTTCTTGCCGGATGTGCCCAGGAACCGGATGAAGGGGCAGTGGGTAACGCAAATAACGACGGTGGAGCCAATGATAATGCGGCTAACGGGGAAGATGGAAATAATAATGGAGATGAGGCAGCAGGTGGAGGAGAAGGTGGAGACCTTGTTATAGCGACACTTTCCGACGCTAATATGCTCGATCCTCATTCAGCAAGTGATATTCCTTCAGGACAGGCAAACTCCAATATTTTCGAAACGTTAACGAAGTACGATACGGATATGGAGCTTGAGCCACTTCTTGCGGAAGAATGGGAAGCGGTAGAAGAAGATGTGTGGGAGTTCAAATTAGTCGAGGGAGTAACATTCCATGACGGCTCAGAGTTTAATGCGGATGTCGTTAAAATGAATATTGAGAGAATCTTAGACCCGGAGCTCGCATCACCAAGGGCCATTCTTGTTGATATTATCGATGAAGTTATTGTAGTGGACGACCATACTGTTCAATTCAGAACGGAAGATCCTTTCGCTCCGCTGCCGGCTCACCTGGCTCATTATTCTATAAGTATGATCAGCCCGGAAGTAATTGAGGAAGATTATGCAAGAGTGGAAGACGGAGATCAGTATGGCCAGTATATTAATGAAAACCCAATTGGAACTGGAGCTTTCAAATTTGAGAGCTGGGATACAGGCGATCAGCTTGTTATGGTAAAAAATGAAGACTACTGGGGAGAGCCAGCTCACCTGGATAGTGTAACTTTAAAAGTTGTTCCTGAAGATTTAACTCGTGTAGGTGAACTGGAAACAGGAGCGGCTCATGTAATCGATCCATTAACACCAAGTGATATGTCTCAGGTGGAAAACAGCGAAGGAATCGATGTATACCAGCGAAGTGCCGCAAGTATTACTTACATGGGCTTTAACATGGAAAAAGAACCGTTTGATGATGAAAGGGTAAGAAGAGCAGTAGCTCTTGCTCTCGACAGGGCGTCCATGGTAGACGGTATTCTTGAAGGTACTGGTGTAAGAGCAGTAGGACCAATTAACGATACTCAGTTTGGGTTTAGTGAAAATGTGGATGCTGTTGAGCAGGACTACGAAGAAGCGAGAGCGCTGCTTGCTGAAGCTGGTTACGAAGATGGCTTCGACACGGTCATCTGGACGAACGACAGCAGGGAACGACAGGATATTGCTGAACTGGCTCAGGCTGATTTAGCGCAAATTGGCGTTAACGCAGAAATTAATGTAGTAGAGTGGGGAGCATATCTTGACGCCACCGGTGCAGGGGACCATGATATCTTTATCCTTGGTTTATCCCTTGGTACAGGAGACGCTGACTATCCGCTCCACATGCTCTTCCATTCTGAGAACGCCGGCCCGCAGGGTAACCGTTCGTTCATGAGAGATGAGGAGTTTGACCAAATGCTTCATGAGGCCAGAATTGAGCAGGATGAAGATACTCGTTTAGCGCTTTACGAAGATATCGTTAACTATCTGAACGAGCAGTCCCCGATGGCCTTCCTCTATCACCCGGACCATATCATGGGTGTTGCTGATAATGTAGAGGGCTTCTGGGCAGATCCATCCGGACTGTACCAGCTGAAAGATATTCAGCTGAATAACTAA
- a CDS encoding malate:quinone oxidoreductase: MRKVIMSSTQKKTDVILIGAGVMSATLGALLKELAPEWEIKVFEKLESAGEESSNEWNNAGTGHAALCELNYTPEKTDGSIDITKAVKVNEQFQLSRQFWSYLVDSNLIRNPEDFIMSIPHMSFVQGKDNVTFLKKRFKALSGNPLFEGMEFSDDPLKLKEWIPLIMEGRSRDEHIAATKIDSGTDVNFGALTRMLFGHLKKQNVEVNYEHSVEDFKRTSDGEWDLKIRNLKTNQLENHTAKFVFIGAGGGSLPLLQKTGIPESRNIGGFPVSGLFMACKNQEVVEKHEAKVYGKAKVGAPPMSVPHLDTRYIDNKKSLLFGPFAGFSPKFLKTGSNMDLIGSVKPTNVVTMLAAGVKEMSLTKYLIQQVMASKEKRMEELREFIPAAKSEDWEIVVAGQRVQVIKDTDAGKGTLQFGTEVVSAADGSIAALLGASPGASTAVHVMLEVLERCFPEQMEAWEPKIKNMIPSYGVSLSDNPELFHKISTDTAETLGLSKKTEERARVYS, encoded by the coding sequence ATAAGGAAGGTTATAATGAGTAGCACACAGAAAAAAACAGACGTTATCTTAATTGGTGCCGGGGTTATGAGTGCGACTTTGGGAGCGCTGCTGAAAGAGCTGGCACCTGAATGGGAAATTAAAGTTTTTGAGAAACTCGAAAGCGCAGGGGAAGAAAGCTCTAACGAATGGAATAATGCAGGTACGGGCCATGCTGCATTATGCGAGCTTAACTATACACCTGAAAAAACTGACGGGTCAATAGATATTACCAAGGCTGTGAAAGTGAATGAACAATTCCAGCTTTCAAGGCAGTTCTGGTCTTATCTTGTTGACAGCAATCTGATTCGCAATCCGGAAGATTTTATTATGTCGATACCTCATATGAGTTTTGTACAAGGAAAGGATAACGTAACATTTTTGAAGAAACGTTTTAAAGCGCTTTCAGGAAACCCGCTGTTTGAGGGGATGGAGTTTTCTGATGATCCATTAAAACTGAAGGAATGGATACCGCTTATTATGGAAGGCCGTTCCAGGGACGAGCACATAGCTGCAACGAAGATTGACTCGGGAACGGATGTTAACTTTGGCGCTTTAACACGTATGCTTTTTGGTCATCTGAAAAAGCAAAATGTTGAGGTGAACTATGAACATAGTGTAGAAGATTTTAAGCGGACAAGTGACGGGGAGTGGGATTTGAAAATCAGGAATCTGAAGACAAATCAGCTGGAGAACCACACGGCAAAGTTCGTCTTTATAGGGGCAGGTGGAGGAAGCCTCCCACTGCTTCAGAAAACTGGGATTCCTGAATCAAGAAATATTGGGGGTTTCCCTGTAAGCGGCTTGTTTATGGCTTGCAAAAATCAGGAAGTTGTTGAAAAACACGAGGCAAAAGTATACGGAAAAGCTAAGGTCGGTGCTCCGCCTATGTCTGTTCCTCATCTCGATACAAGATATATTGACAATAAAAAATCTTTGCTGTTTGGTCCGTTCGCCGGATTTTCGCCCAAATTCTTGAAGACCGGTTCGAATATGGATTTAATAGGTTCTGTAAAACCAACTAACGTAGTTACAATGCTTGCTGCCGGAGTTAAGGAAATGTCGCTGACAAAATACCTTATCCAGCAGGTAATGGCATCGAAAGAAAAACGTATGGAAGAGCTGCGTGAATTTATTCCTGCTGCTAAAAGCGAAGATTGGGAGATAGTAGTGGCAGGCCAGCGCGTACAGGTTATCAAAGATACTGACGCCGGGAAGGGAACACTCCAATTTGGTACAGAAGTGGTCAGTGCAGCTGACGGATCCATAGCTGCATTACTGGGGGCTTCCCCGGGAGCGTCTACTGCGGTTCACGTAATGCTGGAAGTATTAGAAAGATGTTTCCCGGAACAAATGGAAGCGTGGGAGCCGAAAATAAAAAACATGATTCCTTCATATGGTGTTTCACTTTCAGATAATCCGGAGCTTTTCCACAAAATTAGTACTGACACAGCGGAAACGCTCGGCCTTAGTAAGAAAACGGAAGAAAGAGCACGAGTCTATAGTTAA
- a CDS encoding glutathione ABC transporter substrate-binding protein, translated as MKKFSLKAGLLTLSLSALVAGCASEPDDQVTSNANNNAGNGGAEGGNLILSVLSDAQNLDPHNSNDVPSWNVQYNIYETLVKHDENMDLQPNLASSWEQTDDLTWEFHLQEGVQFHDGTEFNAEVVKANIDRVLDEEIGSPNAFLFESIEEVNVADEYTVEIVTEYPYAALPAHLAHNGSSMISLDVLEADYESFQDGGQPGDYINENPVGTGYFTFEEWNSGDSIVLSRNDNYWGEKAKVEQVTFSVVSEDLTRVGELESGAAHIIYPVSPSDVSRIEGTEGIGMHQSDSVSISYIGFNTKKAPFDNKLVRQAINKAVDKDVIMDGILEGFGVQAFGPLSEAVFGHSDNVEPLEYDPEAAKELLAEAGYENGFETTLWTNDNRERQDIAELVQAQLAEINIDVEIEVFEWGAYLDRTAGGEHDMFMLGLSAATADADYPMSMLYHSDNIGAPGNRTQMDNEELDSLIEEARRESDEDQRLALYEEAMELLIEESPMLYIYHQAYLTGVSDQISGFDMYPNGLYQLQNVTIN; from the coding sequence ATGAAAAAGTTTAGTTTGAAGGCCGGTCTGCTGACACTTTCACTCTCTGCGTTGGTAGCAGGCTGTGCAAGTGAACCTGATGATCAGGTAACCAGCAATGCAAACAATAATGCAGGAAACGGAGGAGCAGAAGGAGGCAACCTGATATTGAGTGTTCTATCGGACGCTCAGAACCTCGATCCTCATAACTCAAATGATGTTCCGTCCTGGAATGTTCAATATAATATTTATGAAACACTGGTTAAACACGATGAAAATATGGACCTCCAGCCAAACCTGGCTTCGTCCTGGGAACAAACAGACGACCTTACCTGGGAATTTCACCTGCAGGAGGGCGTTCAGTTTCATGATGGCACAGAGTTCAACGCAGAGGTTGTAAAAGCAAACATTGACCGTGTTCTCGATGAGGAGATTGGTTCTCCAAATGCTTTTTTATTTGAGTCTATCGAGGAAGTCAATGTGGCTGATGAATATACCGTTGAAATTGTGACTGAATACCCTTATGCTGCCCTTCCCGCTCATTTAGCACACAACGGATCGTCTATGATCAGCCTCGATGTACTCGAAGCTGACTATGAAAGCTTTCAGGATGGCGGCCAGCCGGGGGATTATATAAATGAAAACCCTGTTGGTACAGGTTATTTTACGTTTGAAGAGTGGAACTCCGGCGACAGCATCGTCTTGTCCCGTAACGATAATTACTGGGGAGAAAAAGCTAAAGTAGAACAAGTAACATTCTCCGTTGTTTCAGAGGATTTGACACGTGTTGGGGAACTTGAATCAGGAGCTGCACATATCATTTATCCTGTTTCACCAAGCGATGTGAGCCGTATAGAAGGTACAGAAGGAATAGGAATGCACCAGAGTGACAGCGTAAGTATTTCTTATATTGGATTTAATACAAAAAAAGCACCTTTTGATAATAAACTTGTCCGCCAGGCTATCAACAAAGCAGTAGATAAGGATGTTATCATGGATGGAATTCTGGAAGGTTTCGGTGTACAGGCATTCGGCCCTCTGAGCGAGGCTGTATTTGGGCACAGTGATAATGTGGAACCACTGGAATATGACCCGGAAGCAGCAAAAGAACTCCTGGCAGAAGCGGGTTATGAGAATGGCTTTGAGACTACTCTCTGGACGAATGACAACCGCGAAAGACAGGATATCGCAGAGTTGGTTCAGGCGCAGCTGGCTGAAATAAATATTGATGTTGAAATTGAAGTCTTTGAATGGGGAGCGTATTTAGACAGAACAGCTGGAGGAGAACATGATATGTTTATGCTCGGCCTCTCTGCTGCTACTGCAGATGCGGATTATCCTATGTCCATGCTTTACCACTCCGACAATATTGGCGCACCAGGAAACCGTACACAGATGGATAATGAAGAACTCGACAGCTTAATTGAAGAGGCCCGAAGAGAAAGCGACGAGGATCAGCGGCTTGCTCTATATGAAGAAGCTATGGAGCTTTTAATCGAAGAATCTCCAATGCTTTATATTTACCACCAGGCGTATCTCACTGGTGTCAGCGACCAAATCAGCGGCTTTGACATGTATCCAAATGGACTTTATCAGTTACAAAATGTCACAATCAACTAA
- a CDS encoding mechanosensitive ion channel domain-containing protein translates to MDESLDTLITNTTLANFLVALTGLLIITIIIRLIRRSIHRYIKDQDNWYRARKAVNILGYITAVIFLAVLYSDMIGGITVVLGMASAGIAFSLREVIISIAGWLTILAGGMFKSGDRVELGGVTGDVIDLGILRTTIMETGQWVDGDLYNGRIVKVANSFVFQQPVYNYSTDFPFLWDEIKIPVKFGSDYTLAREIINRAANNTVGRYAEETQQHWDTMVRKFRIENATTKPMVTLAVSDNWAEFTLRYVVEYKFRRIIKDQLFTEILQDIETHSDKVNLASATFEVVDAPPVKVHLKDHKEKN, encoded by the coding sequence ATGGATGAATCACTTGATACTCTTATAACTAACACAACTCTGGCTAATTTTCTTGTGGCTCTGACGGGCTTATTAATTATTACGATAATCATCCGGCTTATCAGAAGGAGCATCCACCGTTACATAAAAGACCAGGATAACTGGTACAGAGCAAGAAAGGCAGTTAATATACTGGGGTACATTACAGCAGTGATTTTTTTAGCTGTCCTTTACAGTGATATGATTGGGGGCATTACAGTAGTTCTTGGAATGGCGAGCGCAGGAATTGCTTTTTCCCTGAGGGAAGTAATTATCAGTATTGCAGGCTGGCTTACTATTTTAGCAGGGGGAATGTTTAAAAGCGGCGACCGTGTCGAACTGGGTGGAGTTACAGGTGATGTCATTGATCTTGGCATTTTAAGGACGACAATTATGGAAACTGGCCAGTGGGTAGACGGCGATTTATATAACGGAAGGATTGTGAAGGTAGCAAACAGCTTCGTTTTTCAGCAGCCTGTTTATAATTATTCTACCGATTTCCCGTTTTTGTGGGACGAAATTAAAATCCCCGTAAAGTTTGGAAGTGATTATACACTGGCCCGTGAGATTATAAATCGGGCAGCGAATAATACAGTAGGCAGGTATGCAGAAGAAACCCAGCAGCACTGGGACACCATGGTGAGAAAGTTCAGGATCGAAAATGCGACTACCAAACCTATGGTAACTCTGGCAGTATCTGACAACTGGGCTGAATTCACCTTACGGTACGTCGTTGAATATAAATTCAGAAGGATTATTAAAGACCAGCTTTTCACAGAAATACTACAGGATATTGAAACCCATTCAGACAAAGTTAATCTTGCATCTGCCACGTTTGAGGTAGTTGATGCCCCACCGGTTAAGGTTCACCTAAAAGACCATAAGGAAAAAAACTGA